A stretch of Episyrphus balteatus chromosome 2, idEpiBalt1.1, whole genome shotgun sequence DNA encodes these proteins:
- the LOC129912668 gene encoding probable tyrosyl-DNA phosphodiesterase has product MTSKRPTKVCQYAENCYRKNPIHFGEFAHPHLDDIYDKGFNESTGEYTIPDRLLMSKDVILLQLKLLEKLFPKAKGSTKKTSGETPTTCKTAKEKPAERIVEGGGYVLGSSKTEPSKMKSDDGKFSRGRSPQPVAGTSKAATTSTTDGSNLSKKPKINRDIKDYIPVVLPKGQAAAKLEKAAPYNMFLTAITNSKPTHSEPLTITLQEILDESLGEIEMSLQINFMVDIGWLLGHYYFAGILEKPLIVLYGDETPELKTISQHKPQVTAIKVNMPTPFATSHTKMMLFGYKDGSMRVVISTANMYEDDWHNRTQGLWISPKLPALPEGCDTSIGESKTNFRSDLMFYLVEYKLPKLQPWMARIRKTDFSEINVYLIASVPGGHREGNRGHPWGHARLGQVLSNTCAPIDENCPIVCQSSSIGSLGPNVSAWIQNDFLNSLRKDLKPLGLRRIPQFKMIYPSYGNVKNSHDDLLGGGCLPYGKNVDDKQPWLREHLHQWKSKARHRSQAMPHIKSYTRWSDEGVYWFVLTSANLSKAAWGAFNKNTNMGQCLRIANFEAGVLFVPKVMIGENTFPMNTSRNGVPPFPMPYDVPLTKYGPDDKPFLMDYLRA; this is encoded by the exons ATGacttcaaaaa GACCTACCAAAGTCTGTCAATATGCTGAAAATTGTTATCGCAAAAATCCAATTCATTTTGGAGAATTTGCACATCCGCATC tcGATGATATCTACGATAAAGGATTTAATGAATCAACTGGAGAATATACAATTCCAGATAGATTGTTGATGTCCAAAGATGTGATTTTGCTTCAGCTGAAATTGCTGGAGAAATTATTTCCAAAAGCAAAGGGttccacaaaaaaaacttcaggTGAAACGCCGACAACGTGTAAAACAGCAAAGGAAAAGCCTGCTGAAAGAATTGTCGAAGGAGGAGGATATGTTTTAGGATCTTCCAAAACAGAACCTTCAAAAATG AAATCAGATGATGGTAAATTTTCACGTGGACGCAGTCCACAACCTGTTGCTGGCACTTCAAAGGCAGCCACAACCTCAACAACTGATGGATCGAATCTTTCAAAGAAACCAAAAATTAATCGAGACATCAAAGATTACATTCCAGTTGTATTACCAAAAGGACAAGCGGCAGCTAAATTGGAGAAAGCTGCTCCTTATAATATGTTCCTTACGGCTATTACCAATTCGAAGCCTACTCATAGTGAGCCATTGACAATAACTCTTCAAG AAATTCTTGATGAAAGTTTgggagaaattgaaatgtctCTTCAGATCAATTTCATGGTAGACATTGGTTGGCTTCTGGGTCACTATTATTTTGCAGGAATACT agaaaagcCTTTAATTGTACTCTATGGAGATGAAACACCTGAGCTGAAAACAATTTCGCAGCATAAACCTCAAGTGACAGCTATAAAAGTAAATATGCCAACACCATTTGCTACCTCTCACACAAAGATGATGTTATTTGGCTATAAAGATGGTTCTATGCGTGTGGTAATATCGACAGCAAATATGTACGAGGACGACTGGCATAATCGAACCCAAGGACTGTGGATCAGTCCCAAACTTCCAGCACTGCCCGAAGGTTGCGATACATCGATTGGGGAAAGTAAGACAAATTTCCGTTCGGATTTGATGTTCTATCTTGTCGAATACAAGTTACCAAAATTACAGCCATGGATGGCTAGGATAAGAAAAACAGATTTCAGTGAAATTAA TGTGTATCTGATAGCATCAGTACCAGGAGGCCATCGTGAAGGTAATCGTGGCCATCCATGGGGTCATGCTCGTCTCGGTCAGGTGCTATCAAATACTTGCGCTCCGATAGATGAAAATTGTCCAATAGTTTGCCAAAGCTCATCCATTGGCAGTCTCGGACCCAACGTTTCAGCATGGATACAAAATGATTTCCTAAATAGTCTGCGCAAAGACTTGAAACCTCTTGGCTTGCGCAGGATTCcacaatttaaaatgatttatccCAGCTATGGAAATGTTAAAAATAGTCACGATGATTTACTAGGTGGAGGTTGTTTGCCCTATGGCAAAAATGTCGATGACAAACAGCCTTGGCTGAGAGAGCATTTGCATCAATGGAAGTCGAAAGCACGACACAGGTCTCAAGCCATGCCACATATCAAAAGTTATACTCGGTGGTCAGATGAGGGGGTTTATTGGTTTGTTCTTACTTCGGCCAATTTATCAAAAGCCGCATGGggagcttttaataaaaatactaaTATGGGACAATGCCTAAGGATAGCTAACTTTGAAGCAGGAGTTCTATTTGTACCAAAAGTTATG attGGAGAAAATACATTCCCAATGAATACAAGTAGGAACGGGGTACCGCCATTCCCAATGCCATATGATGTTCCTCTCACCAAATATGGTCCTGATGATAAACCATTCCTAATGGACTATTTAAGGGCTTAA
- the LOC129912672 gene encoding sialin-like, protein MAVTNEVCENQSQEDGNFPKCRHIFGLMGFLGFAVVYAMRVNLSIAIVAMVNHTAIPHTDITSNDQTCPSRSSTSLLNSSTTDQKLSEGEFDWDEKTQGIVLGSFYYGYILTQIPGGRMAEIYGGKMIYGIGVLTCAVFTILTPFAARWNLWAMLVVRFVAGLCEGVTYPSIHVMLSHWIPQLERSTFSAFVYCGSLIGTFFSLPLAGWLCSLEFLDGWPLAFYVTGMLGLVWFIFWMRLVYEWPSSHPRISFKELAYIEKAVKLRCNEETDDNFMNTPWLAILTCRPMWAIVITQFGWSWSMFTLMAELPTYMHDILKFDVQSNSVLSGLPFLTTYVVGVLCSRTAEWILKNTKISLVNSYRLWNSIAMIVPAIGMIGAAHVGCNSFWVMFMLAGLGAFNGAIYASIQLNHINLSPKYAGTMYGLTNTIGCTAGFLAPYVTGLIISGNNTLAQWRYVFYLGALMNFFGNLIYLKYVSTEEQSWSVGLKSEVL, encoded by the exons ATGGCAGTCACTAACGAAGTTTGTGAGAATCAAAGTCAAg AAGATGGTAACTTTCCAAAATGTCGCCACATATTCGGTCTCATGGGATTTCTTGGATTTGCTGTTGTCTATGCAATGCGAGTCAACTTATCCATAGCAATTGTTGCAATGGTCAATCATACAGCCATTCCTCATACTGATATCACATCAAACGATCAAACTTGCCCTAGCAGAAGTTCTACATCCTTGTTAAACTCATCAACTACTGATCAAAAATTGTCTGAAGGTGAATTTGATTGGGATGAAAAAACACAAGGAATCGTCTTGGGTTCTTTttactatggatacattttaacccaaattcCTGGTGGGCGGATGGCTGAAATTTATGGAGGCAAAATGATCTACGGAATTGGAGTATTAACTTGTGcggtttttacaattttaacaCCATTCGCTGCCCGATGGAATCTCTGGGCAATGTTGGTTGTCCGTTTTGTGGCGGGATTGTGCGAAGGTGTGACGTATCCATCAATTCATGTGATGTTGTCACATTGGATTCCTCAATTGGAGAGAAGTACATTCTCAGCTTTTGTCTATTGTGGTTCTTTAattggaacttttttttcattgccaTTGGCTGGTTGGTTGTGTTCGTTGGAATTTCTAGACGGTTGGCCACTTGCTTTTTATGTTACCGGAATGCTTGGATTAGTGTGGTTTATTTTTTGGATGCGATTAGTTTATGAATGGCCAAGCAGTCATCCTAGGATTTCATTCAAAGAGTTGGCTTACATTGAAAAAGCTGTGAAATTAAGATGCAACGAAGAAACTGATGACAACTTTATGAACACTCCTTGGTTAGCAATTCTCACTTGCCGGCCAATGTGGGCCATCGTTATAACCCAGTTTGGATGGTCATGGTCAATGTTTACCCTGATGGCAGAACTACCAACTTATATGCATGATATTCTCAAGTTCGATGTTCAATCAAACTCAGTCTTGAGTGGTCTTCCATTTCTAACAACTTATGTTGTAGGAGTTTTGTGTAGTCGAACAGCTGAATGGATTcttaaaaataccaaaatatcATTGGTAAATTCATACAGATTGTGGAATTCTATTGCAATGATAGTGCCAGCGATAGGTATGATTGGGGCAGCACACGTAGGTTGCAATAGTTTTTGGGTGATGTTTATGTTGGCTGGTTTAGGGGCATTCAATGGAGCAATTTATGCCAGTATTCAATTGAATCATATTAATTTAAGTCCAAAGTATGCAGGAACAATGTATGGTTTAACCAATACGATTGGATGTACAGCTGGGTTTTTAGCTCCTTATGTGACAGGTTTGATTATAAGTGGAAATAATACACTTGCACAATGGCGATATGTCTTTTATTTGGGGgctttaatgaattttttcggaaatttgatttatttaaagtaTGTTAGTACGGAAGAACAGAGTTGGTCAGTTGGTTTGAAAAGTGAAgttctttaa
- the LOC129912671 gene encoding sialin-like, which produces MLLRIYFAFDRMAVSSEVCKNQSQEDGDFPKARQIFGLMGFLGFIAVFSMRSSMSIGIVKMVNHTAIPHINSASSDHTCPTKSNITTHQQKSEGEFIWDEPTQGIVLGSFFYGYVVTQIPAGRMAEIYGGKMIYGIGVLTCGIFTILTPFAARWNLLALLVVRFVAGLCEGVTYPAIHVMMSRWIPPLERSTFSAFAYCGAYMGHFISSPLVGWLCSMEFLDGWPLGFYVTGMFGLLWFGFWIWLVYDWPSTHPRISSKELTYIEKFVKLRQDEVEDEETNTPWFEIMTCLPLWAIVITQFGWLWVLCDLMLELPTYMHDILKFDIQSNATLSGLPSLAIFVIGYICSTLSELILKNTKISLINSYRLWNSIGMVIPALGLIGVTYVGCNGFWAMFMLAGLGGFTGATNASIQLNHIDLSPKYAGTLYAITSTIGCMSGFIAPYVRGWIISEENTLAQWRYVFYLPAGLILLGNLFYLKYVSTEEQSWSIGSKAVAN; this is translated from the exons atgctTCTCAGAATTTATTTTGCATTCGATCGAATGGCAGTCTCTAGCGAAGTTTGTAAGAATCAAAGTCAAg AAGATGGTGATTTTCCAAAAGCTCGCCAAATATTCGGTCTCATGGGATTTCTGGGATTTATTGCTGTTTTCTCAATGCGATCTAGTATGTCCATAGGAATTGTTAAAATGGTCAATCACACAGCCATTCCTCATATCAATTCTGCATCAAGTGATCATACATGTCCCACAAAGTCAAATATTACAACTCATCAACAAAAATCTGAAGGTGAATTTATTTGGGACGAACCAACTCAGGGAATTGTATTGGGATCCTTTTTCTATGGATACGTTGTGACACAAATTCCCGCTGGTCGAATGGCCGAAATATATGGAGGCAAAATGATTTACGGAATTGGAGTTTTAACTTGTGGGATTTTTACAATTCTCACACCATTTGCTGCACGTTGGAATCTTTTGGCATTGTTGGTTGTACGTTTCGTTGCGGGTTTATGTGAGGGTGTGACATATCCAGCAATTCACGTAATGATGTCTCGATGGATTCCTCCATTGGAAAGAAGTACGTTCTCAGCTTTTGCTTATTGTGGTGCTTACATGGgacattttatttcatctccACTCGTTGGTTGGTTGTGTTCTATGGAGTTTCTTGACGGTTGGCCACTTGGTTTTTATGTAACTGGAATGTTTGGTTTGttgtggtttggtttttggatatGGCTAGTTTATGATTGGCCAAGCACTCATCCTAGGATTTCATCCAAAGAGTTGACTTATATCGAGAAATTTGTGAAACTAAGACAAGATGAAGTTGAAGATGAAGAAACGAACACTCCTTGGTTCGAAATTATGACTTGTCTACCTTTGTGGGCCATCGTTATAACACAATTTGGTTGGCTGTGGGTATTGTGTGATCTGATGTTGGAATTACCAACTTATATGCACGATATTCTCAAGTTCGATATTCAATCCAATGCAACATTGAGTGGTCTTCCATCTCTCGCAATTTTTGTAATCGGATACATTTGCAGTACATTGTCGGAATTGATTCTGAAAAATACCAAAATATCTTTGATAAATTCTTACAGGCTATGGAACTCTATTGGAATGGTTATTCCAGCACTTGGTTTAATTGGAGTTACATATGTCGGTTGTAATGGATTTTGGGCAATGTTTATGTTGGCTGGATTAGGAGGATTCACTGGAGCAACTAACGCCAGCATTCAATTAAATCATATTGATTTAAGTCCAAAGTATGCAGGCACACTGTATGCTATAACCAGTACCATAGGATGCATGTCTGGATTCATAGCTCCTTATGTAAGAGGTTGGATAATAAGTGAAGAAAACACACTTGCACAATGGAGATACGTCTTTTATCTGCCAGCTGGACTTATTTTATTgggaaatttgttttatttgaaatatgttAGCACTGAAGAACAAAGCTGGTCAATAGGTTCAAAAGCTGTTGCAAATTGA